One window of Parasegetibacter sp. NRK P23 genomic DNA carries:
- a CDS encoding sigma 54-interacting transcriptional regulator, with protein sequence MAKQQDDTKRRSTDEDALRRAIMEKEILLKVTRELNAVRHKKDLLPLLRSLLEQLSFYNDISIARVDDNGKTFSAFALNDAAERVNDPDYEEMAVAHHAFPDGVFEWALHSEIPVLFDLHELASAPRPLSYITFLHQNGISDMVGVSLREGNTPIGAMFLFSKKKISFTSHQMGLVQGIANQLGTVMANMLANEKLADQLREISQYKMRLEEENQYLLEEMSSAYSFNEMVGKSTVMQEVFSQIAKVAPTNSTVLVLGETGTGKELVARAIHNASPRKNKLLVKVNCAALPANLVESELFGHEKGSFTGAFERKIGKFELANNGTLFLDEIGEMPLELQVKLLRAIQEKEIERIGGKAPIKLNVRIIAATNRNLEKEVDAGNFRQDLFYRLNVFPVLLPPLRERKEDIPLLVPGFLEKYARNAGKKVKQVSAGVMNQLMRYAWPGNVRELEHLVERSVLLTTGPVIRELQLPSGMAKTLPEPGEPRLKTLEENERDHIIAVLQKCKGKVYGEGGAAAILNLPVSTLNARIKKLGIRKNLLFN encoded by the coding sequence ATGGCAAAACAGCAAGATGATACAAAGCGACGGTCTACAGACGAAGATGCATTGCGACGCGCCATCATGGAAAAAGAAATTTTGCTGAAAGTAACCAGGGAATTGAATGCGGTGCGCCATAAAAAAGATTTGTTGCCCCTGTTAAGGAGCCTGCTGGAACAACTCTCTTTCTATAATGATATCAGCATAGCCCGTGTGGACGACAACGGGAAAACATTCAGCGCCTTTGCCTTGAACGATGCCGCGGAGCGCGTGAACGATCCTGATTACGAAGAAATGGCCGTGGCGCACCATGCTTTCCCCGACGGCGTATTCGAATGGGCGCTTCATTCCGAAATACCTGTTCTGTTCGACCTGCATGAACTGGCTTCCGCCCCCCGGCCCTTATCTTATATCACTTTCCTGCACCAGAACGGCATTTCGGATATGGTGGGGGTTTCCCTGCGGGAAGGGAACACACCCATTGGCGCGATGTTTCTTTTTTCAAAAAAGAAAATCTCTTTTACATCCCACCAGATGGGCCTCGTACAGGGCATCGCCAACCAGTTGGGTACGGTAATGGCGAACATGCTGGCCAACGAAAAACTGGCCGACCAACTCAGGGAAATTAGTCAGTATAAAATGAGGTTGGAAGAAGAGAACCAATACCTGCTGGAAGAAATGAGCAGCGCTTATTCCTTCAATGAAATGGTGGGAAAGAGTACGGTGATGCAGGAGGTCTTCAGCCAGATCGCCAAAGTGGCGCCAACAAACAGTACCGTGCTGGTGCTGGGCGAAACCGGAACCGGTAAGGAACTGGTGGCGCGTGCCATTCACAACGCCTCGCCCCGGAAGAATAAACTGCTGGTAAAAGTAAATTGCGCGGCCCTGCCCGCTAACCTGGTGGAAAGTGAATTGTTCGGGCATGAAAAAGGAAGTTTCACCGGCGCCTTCGAAAGAAAGATCGGTAAATTCGAACTGGCCAATAACGGCACTTTGTTCCTCGACGAGATCGGCGAAATGCCGCTGGAGTTACAGGTGAAACTGCTGCGCGCCATCCAGGAGAAAGAGATTGAACGCATCGGCGGGAAAGCGCCTATTAAATTAAACGTGCGCATCATCGCCGCCACCAACCGCAACCTGGAAAAGGAAGTGGATGCCGGTAATTTCAGGCAGGACTTGTTCTACAGGCTGAACGTGTTCCCTGTACTGCTTCCCCCGCTCCGGGAAAGAAAAGAAGATATCCCTTTGCTGGTGCCGGGTTTCCTCGAAAAATACGCCCGCAACGCGGGGAAAAAGGTAAAACAGGTTTCGGCGGGCGTCATGAACCAGCTCATGCGCTATGCCTGGCCGGGCAACGTGCGGGAACTTGAACACCTGGTGGAGCGTTCCGTATTGCTCACCACGGGCCCCGTGATCCGGGAACTGCAACTGCCGTCCGGTATGGCCAAAACATTGCCGGAGCCAGGAGAACCGCGCTTAAAAACGCTTGAAGAAAATGAAAGGGACCATATCATCGCGGTATTGCAAAAATGCAAAGGGAAAGTTTATGGGGAAGGTGGCGCGGCGGCCATATTAAACCTTCCGGTTTCCACTTTAAACGCACGCATTAAAAAGCTGGGCATCAGGAAGAACCTTTTATTCAACTGA